A stretch of the Salvelinus fontinalis isolate EN_2023a chromosome 22, ASM2944872v1, whole genome shotgun sequence genome encodes the following:
- the LOC129820029 gene encoding endothelin-2-like, with amino-acid sequence MALSLNSILSLTIITLCVLLQEGFGLPVSSQPELPAQSPSQNSPHHTRVKRCSCSNWLDNECIYFCHLDIIWVNTPNKVIPYGLGSPLSRRRRSTGRCECAHPADRTCSGFCHNSSEKPRFVVVGLSDQTPDQTVSSPDTTSNDLLTSLRNTVRSNMAAIEQAAPSRKKNAPRANRLNIG; translated from the exons ATGGCTCTATCACTGAACTCTATCCTGTCTCTCACCATCATAACACTCTGTGTGCTCCTGCAGGAGG GTTTTGGGCTGCCTGTATCTAGCCAGCCTGAGCTCCCTGCCCAGTCCCCGTCCCAGAACAGCCCACACCACACCAGGGTTAAACGATGCTCCTGCAGTAACTGGCTGGACAACGAATGCATCTACTTCTGTCACCTGGACATCATTTGGGTCAACACTCCTAATAAGGTCATCCCCTACGGTCTTGGCAGCCCCCTGTCCCGACGTCGCCGCTCCACCGGGCGATGTGAATGTGCCCACCCAGCTGACAGGACCTGCTCCGGATTCTGCCACAACAG CTCAGAGAAGCCCAGATTCGTAGTGGTAGGCCTTTCAGACCAGACCCCGGACCAGACTGTTAGCAGTCCAGACACAACCAGCAACGACCTACTGACCTCTCTCAG AAACACGGTCCGAtccaacatggctgccatagaGCAGGCTGCTCCCTCCAGGAAGAAGAACGCGCCCAGAGCCAACAGACTGAACATCGGGTAG